A window of the Gemmatirosa kalamazoonensis genome harbors these coding sequences:
- a CDS encoding enoyl-CoA hydratase/isomerase family protein, whose product MTVPPASPLHALPAYGRVVVDVHDGVATVRFGHPKGNSLPAALLRDLAERVADAGRQRDVRVIVLRSDGPGPFCAGASFDELTAIADADAGKEFFLGFARVILAMLRCPQFVVAAVHGKVAGGGVGLVAASDYSVAVTTAACKLSELAVGIGPFVVGPVIERKIGLAAFQGMAVDADWRDARWAHTHGLYTQLAETPMELEERVQVLAARLAASNPEAMALIKRAAWSGTDDWDELLARRAEMSGRLVLSDFTRNAIAKFKNR is encoded by the coding sequence ATGACCGTGCCCCCCGCATCGCCCCTCCACGCGCTCCCGGCATACGGGCGCGTCGTCGTCGACGTGCACGACGGCGTGGCCACCGTGCGCTTCGGCCACCCGAAGGGGAACTCGCTCCCCGCCGCGCTGCTGCGCGACCTCGCCGAGCGCGTCGCCGACGCCGGCCGCCAGCGCGACGTGCGCGTCATCGTGCTGCGCAGCGACGGCCCCGGCCCGTTCTGCGCCGGCGCGTCGTTCGACGAGCTGACGGCGATCGCGGACGCCGACGCGGGCAAGGAGTTCTTCCTCGGCTTCGCGCGCGTCATCCTCGCCATGCTGCGCTGCCCGCAGTTCGTCGTCGCGGCGGTGCACGGCAAGGTCGCCGGCGGCGGCGTCGGTCTCGTCGCAGCGTCGGACTACTCGGTCGCGGTGACGACGGCGGCGTGCAAGCTGAGCGAGCTCGCCGTCGGCATCGGCCCGTTCGTCGTCGGCCCGGTGATCGAGCGCAAGATCGGCCTCGCCGCGTTCCAGGGCATGGCGGTGGACGCCGACTGGCGCGACGCGCGGTGGGCGCACACGCACGGGCTCTACACGCAGCTCGCCGAGACGCCGATGGAGCTCGAGGAGCGCGTGCAGGTGCTCGCCGCACGCCTCGCCGCGTCGAACCCCGAGGCCATGGCGCTCATCAAGCGCGCCGCGTGGTCCGGCACCGACGACTGGGACGAGCTGCTCGCGCGCCGCGCCGAGATGAGCGGGCGGCTCGTGCTGTCGGACTTCACGCGGAACGCGATCGCGAAATTCAAGAACCGGTGA
- a CDS encoding peptide ABC transporter substrate-binding protein: MSTSILRSPSRRARLSMSAAALLALAACGRDRPASGAGSGSGAGDVGGTLVIATAGDADILLPPLVASLQAAQITSQLFDRLAEIDSTMNTVGDAAFAPRLAKSWTWSGDSLSVRFALDPRARWHDGTPVRAADVKFSYEVYADPATGSPATELLQNVASVDAPDSLTAVVHFKSRRPEQFFDFVYNVYVLPQHLLGGTPHAALRTTPFARQPVGTGRFRFVRWEPNQRIEIVADTTNWRGRPKLDRVIWSFAPDPAAATAKLLSGEADLWEMLRGDAIGQVASKASLRAMPYASLDVGFLLFNVRGGMFADRALRRALAESIDREGLVRSALDTLAYVATGPAPRALDGKPHGAITHDLAAAARTLDSLGWRMGPDSVRAKSGKPLAFGLMVPTTSQVRIRLAVLLQEQLKQIGAKVTIEQLEPNAMMQRLGTHKFDAMLHAWHADPSPSTVRQSWGSAAANAPGSPNVAGYASRAFDALIDSAALAFDPAQQKQLYARAYDTLTDDAPAVWIYELRNFAGVHRRVRPAGVRADAWWAALGDWSIPAGERIARDKIGLRTASAR, from the coding sequence ATGTCCACTTCCATCCTCCGCTCGCCGTCGCGCCGCGCCCGCCTCTCCATGAGCGCCGCCGCGCTCCTCGCCCTCGCCGCGTGTGGACGCGACCGACCCGCGAGCGGCGCCGGGTCGGGGAGCGGCGCGGGGGACGTCGGCGGCACGCTCGTGATCGCGACGGCCGGCGACGCCGACATCCTGCTGCCGCCGCTCGTCGCGAGCCTGCAGGCGGCGCAGATCACGTCGCAGCTCTTCGACCGGCTGGCGGAGATCGACAGCACGATGAACACGGTGGGCGACGCCGCGTTCGCCCCGCGGCTCGCGAAGAGCTGGACGTGGTCCGGCGACTCGCTGTCGGTGCGGTTCGCGCTCGATCCGCGCGCGCGGTGGCACGACGGCACGCCGGTGCGCGCGGCGGACGTGAAGTTCAGCTACGAGGTCTACGCGGATCCGGCGACCGGCTCGCCGGCGACGGAGCTGCTGCAGAACGTCGCATCCGTGGACGCGCCCGACTCGCTCACTGCGGTGGTGCACTTCAAGTCGCGCCGCCCGGAGCAGTTCTTCGACTTCGTGTACAACGTCTACGTGCTGCCGCAGCATCTGTTAGGCGGCACGCCGCACGCGGCGCTGCGCACGACGCCGTTCGCGCGGCAGCCGGTGGGCACGGGGCGCTTCCGCTTCGTGCGCTGGGAGCCGAACCAGCGCATCGAGATCGTGGCCGACACGACGAACTGGCGCGGGCGCCCGAAGCTCGATCGCGTGATCTGGTCGTTCGCGCCGGATCCGGCGGCGGCGACGGCGAAGCTGCTCTCGGGCGAGGCGGACCTGTGGGAGATGCTGCGCGGCGACGCGATCGGGCAGGTGGCGTCGAAGGCGTCGCTGCGCGCGATGCCGTACGCGTCGCTCGACGTCGGGTTCCTGCTGTTCAACGTGCGGGGCGGCATGTTCGCCGATCGCGCGCTGCGTCGGGCGCTCGCCGAGTCGATCGACCGTGAGGGCCTCGTGCGCAGCGCGCTCGACACGCTCGCGTACGTGGCGACGGGCCCCGCGCCGCGCGCGCTCGACGGCAAGCCGCACGGCGCGATCACGCACGATCTCGCCGCGGCGGCGCGCACGCTCGACTCGTTGGGCTGGCGCATGGGGCCGGACTCGGTGCGCGCGAAGAGCGGCAAGCCGCTCGCGTTCGGGCTCATGGTGCCGACGACGAGCCAGGTGCGCATCCGGCTCGCGGTGCTGCTGCAGGAGCAGCTGAAGCAGATCGGCGCGAAGGTGACGATCGAGCAGCTGGAGCCGAACGCGATGATGCAGCGCCTGGGCACGCACAAGTTCGACGCGATGCTGCATGCGTGGCACGCGGATCCGTCGCCGTCGACGGTGCGGCAGTCGTGGGGCTCGGCGGCGGCGAACGCGCCGGGGAGCCCGAACGTCGCGGGCTACGCCAGCCGCGCGTTCGACGCGCTCATCGACTCGGCCGCGCTCGCGTTCGACCCGGCGCAGCAGAAGCAGCTCTACGCCCGTGCATACGACACGCTGACGGACGACGCGCCGGCGGTGTGGATCTACGAGCTGCGCAACTTCGCCGGGGTGCACCGTCGCGTCCGTCCGGCCGGGGTGCGCGCCGACGCGTGGTGGGCGGCGCTCGGCGACTGGTCGATCCCGGCCGGAGAGCGGATCGCGCGCGACAAGATCGGGCTGCGTACGGCGTCCGCGCGCTGA